The Anastrepha ludens isolate Willacy chromosome 2, idAnaLude1.1, whole genome shotgun sequence genome contains a region encoding:
- the LOC128855341 gene encoding UNC93-like protein MFSD11 — protein MDLKFVNVIILGFGFMFVFTAFQTMGNIEKTILDSIAKEDNNFTGDGYTSLAIIYTTFSLCNWLAPSFISFTGPRVAMLVGSLTYTLFMITFLFPSNWLLYLSSGILGAGAAITWTGQGNFLARCSDLSTISRNSGVFWALLQCSMFFGNIFVYFQFQDKEHIDAGTRSMVIGVLTTVAVLGIVFLAALRPMADNSVGTSEMQRQQQQHRTGWGSAVYALKSAGNLFITRDMLLLSVAFLYTGMELSFFSGVYGPSIGFTKKIHNTPKEIVGLAGICIGAGEVFGGGLFGILGKKTTRFGRDPIVIAGYVIHMIAFFLIFLNLPNNAPFKDTEDISYMDPPRAWIALLCAFMLGLGDACMNTQIYSMLGGVYVKNSVGAFALFKFTQSIAAAISFFYSSHLGLRAQLGILVVFGTIGTACFCIVEWAVKRRQRESPEDSRTVSQDSRSVSYDK, from the exons AAAACCATACTGGACAGCATTGCGAaggaagacaacaacttcacaGGCGATGGTTACACCAGTTTGGCCATAATTTACACGACATTTTCACTATGCAATTGGTTGGCGCCGTCCTTCATATCATTTACAGGGCCACGTGTCGCCATGTTGGTGGGCTCCTTAACTTATAC CCTCTTCATGATCACCTTTCTATTCCCCTCCAACTGGTTGCTCTACCTGTCGAGTGGTATTTTGGGCGCTGGTGCAGCCATAACCTGGACCGGTCAGGGTAACTTCTTGGCACGCTGCAGTGATCTCTCCACCATATCGCGCAACTCGGGCGTCTTTTGGGCGCTGTTGCAGTGCAGCATGTTCTTcggcaatatttttgtttactttcaaTTCCAAGACAAGGAGCATATTGACGCAGGCACACGCAGCATGGTGATTGGTGTGCTAACCACCGTAGCTGTATTGGGTATAGTGTTCCTAGCAGCATTGCGCCCCATGGCTGACAACTCGGTGGGCACATCTGAAATGCAgcgacagcagcagcaacatcgTACTGGTTGGGGCAGCGCTGTTTATGCGCTGAAGTCGGCTGGCAATCTCTTCATAACACGCGATATGCTGTTGCTCAGTGTGGCCTTTCTGTATACag GCATGGAATTGTCCTTCTTCAGCGGCGTCTATGGTCCTTCAATTGGCTTCACGAAAAAGATACACAATACACCGAAGGAAATTGTCGGCTTGGCTGGTATTTGCATAGGCGCTGGTGAGGTGTTTGGTGGTGGTTTGTTTGGCATTTTGGGCAAGAAGACAACGCGTTTCGGACGTGATCCCATCGTTATTGCCGGCTATGTCATACACATGATTGCATTCTTCTTGATATTCCTCAACTTGCCCAATAATGCGCCATTCAAAGATACCGAGGACATATCATATATGGACCCACCGCGTGCATGGATCGCTCTGTTGTGTGCTTTTATGTTGGGGCTGGGCGATGCCTGCATGAACACACAAATCTATTCGATGTTGGGTGGCGTGTAtgttaagaattcagttggcgCTTTTGCGCTCTTCAAATTTACGCAg TCCATCGCTGCTGCCATAAGCTTCTTTTACTCATCACACCTTGGCTTGCGTGCCCAATTGGGCATTTTGGTCGTATTCGGCACAATAGGAACCGCCTGCTTTTGTATTGTTGAGTGGGCGGTGAAGCGACGCCAACGTGAATCGCCGGAAGACTCCAGAACTGTTTCGCAAGACTCACGCTCTGTTTCGTATGACAAATAA